The DNA segment AAGATCTGACGGCGTCCGTCGCCACGACCACGGGAGCGACCATGTCCGAAGCCTATGCCCGGTACCGCGAACGGATGTCTGAGATCCAGGCCCTGAACTCCGCCCTGTCCCTGCTGTCCTGGGACCAGGAGACGCTCATGCCGCCGCGCGGCCTCGCCTCGCGCTCCACCACGCGCGCGGCGCTGGCCGGTCTGGTGCACGACCGCGCCACCGACCCCGCCCTGGGCGCGCTGCTGGAGGGCCTCGCAGGCGCCGGCCCGGACGCCGCCGCCGCGGCCAACGTGCGCGAATCCCTGCGGGACTACCGGCGCGCGGTGCGCGTGCCGCGCGACCTGGTCACCGAGCTGGCCGAGACCACCACGCTGGCGCAGCAGGCCTGGGCCGAAGCGCGCGCCCGCAACGCATGGCCCCTGTTCGCGCCGCTTCTGGGCCGCATCGTGGACCTCAAGCGCCGCGAGGCCGAGGCCCTGGGCTACCAGGACGAACCCTACGACGCGCTGCTGGACGAGTACGAACCCGGCGCCCGCGCCGCCGACCTGGCGCGGATCTTCGCCGAGGTGCGCACCGCGCTGGTGCCGCTGGTCGAGGCCGCGCGCCGCGACCCCGCCGACCGCGGCGAGGACCTGCTGCGCGGCGGCCTGCCGGTCGCGGGCCAGGACGCGCTGGGCCGCCACGTCCTGAAGGACCTGGGGTTCGACCTCGAGGGGGGGCGGCTCGACCTCTCGGCCCACCCCTTCTCCACGCAGATCGCGCCGGGCGACGTGCGCCTGACGACCCACTACGACGCCGACGACCTGCAGAAATCCCTCTACTCCACGATCCACGAGGCCGGCCACGGCATGTACGAGCAGGGGCTGCCCGCCGACCAGGTCGGCCTGCCCCTGGGCGAGGCCGTGAGCCTGGGCGTCCACGAGTCGCAGTCGCGGCTGTGGGAGAACCAGATCGGGCGCTCGCGCGCGTTCATGAGCTACCTGCTGCCGCTGCTGCGCCGGCACTTCCCGGGGCGCTTCGACGGCGTCGCGCCCGAGCAGCTCGACCGCGCCGTGAACGTGGTGCGCCCCTCGGCGATCCGCATCGAGGCCGACGAGGTGACCTACACCCTGCACATCGTGCTGCGCATGGAGCTGGAACGGGCCCTGCTGCGCGGAGAAATCGCCGTCGCGGACCTGCCCTCGCTGTGGAACGAGCGGATGCGCGCCGACCTGGGCGTGGTCCCGGCCGACGACGCCGAGGGCGTCCTGCAGGACATCCACTGGTCGTTCGGGCTGTTCGGGTACTTCCCGACCTACGCCTTGGGCAACCTCTACTCGGCTGAGCTGCACCTCGCCGCGAAGCGGGACCTGCCGGGCCTGGACGACGACATCGCGCGCGGCGATTTCCTGCCGCTGCTGACCTGGCTGCGCGAGCGCATCCACCGGCGCGGGCGCGAGCTGGCGCCGCGGGAGCTGGTGCGCGCGGCGACGGGGCGCGAGCCCGGCGCCGGCCCCTACCTCGACTACCTGCGCGCCAAGTTCGGCGCGCTGTACGCCGTCTGACCCGCCCGGCGGGAGACTGGGAGAACGACGTGTCCGAGAAGAAGCCCGACCGCGAACAGCCCGAGCTGGCCTTCGGCTCCGCCCGGCCGCCGCTGCCGCCGCCGGCCGCCCAGAAGGCCGCTGCGAAGAAGCCGGCGGCCGCGGCCCCGCGCCGCGCCGCGCGCCAGGCCGCCCGACCGGTCGGCGGCGAGCCCCTGCTGAAGCGCATCGCCAAGGAGGCGGGCGACGTCCGCACCAGCATCCTGAAGGGCGTCAAACCGACGCTGCGCTTCCCGGTGCGCTCGCTGCAGAACGTGACCTACCGGCCCGGCGTGGGCTACTTCGAGCTGAAGGGCCGCGAGAAGGAGCGCACCCTGACCGTCAGCACGGTCAAGACCTTCGCCCAGACGCTCAAGATGATGTCCCTGTCGCAGGAACTGGTCCGCACCGACGACATCGCCACCAAGCGAGAAGCCTACTACGTCAGCAAGAACTGGGCGGAGGCGCGCTTCAAGGAGCAGCCCGAGTCGGACGCGGTCATGGAGGACGTCGAGGCGTTCTTCGGGGTCAACCGCGAGCAGCTCGGCTTCGTGCCCGAGGAGAAGGGCGGCGACGTGGCGGGCCGGCTGGTGGTCATCGACCAGGACCGCGACACCGGCGAGACGCTGCGCATCGACTGCACCCGCTTCGGCAGCGGGGCCTACTCGATCCCCATCTCGGTCGAGACGCTCGGCTTCGAGACCGACGCCGACTTCATCCTCTGCATCGAGACCGCGGGCATGTTCCAGCGCCTGGTGAAACACAACTACTGGAAGCAGGCCAACTGCGTCCTGGTCTCGCTGGGGGGCGTGCCCACGCGCGCCTGCCGCCGCTTCGTGCGCCGGCTCGCCGACGAGAAGGACATCCCGGTCTACGTCTTCGTCGACGGGGACCCCTACGGCTTCTCCAACATCTACCGCACGCTCAAGGTCGGCAGCGGCAACGCCGCCCACCTCAACGAGTTCTTCTGCGTGCCGCAGGCCCGCTTCCTGGGCATCACCCCCCAGGACATCATCGACTACGAGCTGCCCACCCACCCCCTGAAGGACGTGGACATCAAACGGGCCAAGGACGCCCTGAAGAACGACCCCTTCATCCTGCACCACAAGCCGTGGCAGCTAGCCATGCATCAAATGATTAAGATGGGGGTACGCGCGGAGCAGCAGGCGCTGGCCAAGCACGGCCTCAACTACGTCATCGACGAGTACCTGCCCCGCAAGCTGGGCGACGTGAGGGCTTTCCTACCTTGAGGAGACCGACCATGAGACACCCAACCATGAGACACCCCCATCGCAACACGGCGCCCATGCTGGCGCTGACCCTGGCCCTGCTGGCGGGCTGCGCCACCACCGGCCCGCACGGCGAGCAGAGCCTGATCCTGATCGACACCCCCACCGAGATCCAGATGGGCGTGGAGACCGACGTCGGCATCCGCCAGGAGTACCCGGTCCACACCGGCGCCGCCCTGAACGCCTACGTCGCCGAGGTGGGCGCGCGCGTGGCTGCGCACAGCGAGCGCAAGGACGTCCAGTACACCTTCACGCTGCTCGAGAGCGACATCGTCAACGCCTTCGCCGCCCCCGGGGGGTACATCTACGTGACCACCGGCCTGCTGAAGGCCGCCCACGACGAGTCCGAGCTGGCCGGCGTCATGGCCCACGAGCTGGGCCACGTCATCGGCCGCCACTCCGTGCGCCAGATCCAGCAGGCGATGGGCATGCAGATGGCCGCCGAGCTGCTGCTCGGCGACACCCAGGGCGCCGCCTGGCAGCAGGTGGCCGGCCTGGGCGCCGGGCTGTTCACGATGAAGAACAGCCGCGACCACGAGTTCCAGGCCGACCAGTTCGGCGTCAAGTACCTCGTCGCCGCGGGCTACGATCCCGAGGGCATCGTGCGGTTCTTCCAGACCCTGGTCGAGATGAACGGCGAAGGCGCGGGCGGCGCCGCCGGCTGGTTCAGCACCCACCCGGCGACGGGAGAGCGGATCACGCGCGCCCGCGAGGAGATCGCGCTCTACGATCTCGGCAACTCGCCGCGCAACCGCTACCAGGACCGCTTCCAGCAGGCGACCGCGCGGCTGCGCGGCTGACCGGCCCGACCGAACCGAACCACCCCGGCGAAAGGCCGTCGCGTGCGCAGCATCCTGGTCGTCGAACGCAAGCACCTGTTCCCGGGCCTGAGCCCGCAGGGGTTCCTGCCGCCGGGCAGCGTCGACCTCGACGCCCTGCAGCCGCACCTGTTCTTCGCCGAGCGCGACTACATGGAGCGCAACTCCCACTACAAGCAGATCATCCCCTACCTGGTGCTGCACCGCGGGTCGGGCGCCGACGCCAGGGTCCTCTGCTACCAGCGCCGCAGCAAGCACACCGAGCGCCGCTTGGGCGGCCTGTGGTCGCTGGGCTTCGGCGGGCACGTCGAGCCCCTGGACCGCGACGCCCCCGCCGTCGCCGAGCACGGCCTGCTGGCCGTCAGCGCGCTGCGCGAGCTGGTCGAGGAGACCGGGCTGCGCGTGCCGGCGGCCGCGCTGGCGCCCGTCGGCTTTATCAACGCCGACGCGCAGGACGTCTCGAGCGTTCACTTCGGGGTCGTGTTCCGCATCGATCTCGACGGGGTCGCGGGCGCCGACGAGGAGCTGCTGGCGACCGTCAGCGCCCAGGCCGAGCCCGAGCGCGCCCTCTGGCTGGCCGAGGCCGCCCTGCGCGGCATGACGGCGCCGGGCGCGGCGCCCGACGGCGGCGAGTTCGAGGACTGGTCGCGGATCGTCGCGGCGGCGCTGCCCTGAGCGCCGGCGCGGGAACGCGGTTGCGGCGCGGCTGGAACCGCCTGCACAGCCGGTACTGGTTCGTCTCCTTCCCCAAGAGCGGGCGGACCTGGACGTGGCGCGTGGTCGCCGCCTACCTGTCGCGGCTGCACGGCCTGCCCGCCTTCGCGTACCCGGAGTTCATGCCGCCGCTGCGGCGCGGCGCCTGGCGGCAGGTCCCGCGGGTCCACTTCGCCCACCCCCACTGCCGCGACGCCGACCCCGCGGTCACCGCCCGCTTCATGGCGGGGCTGAAGCGCAAGCGGGTGATCGTCGTGGTCCGCGACCCCCGCGACGTCGTGGTCACCTACCGCGCCCGGCTGTGCGTGCGGCAGCGCGACCCCGAGGCGCTCGGCCTCGACCTGCCCGCGTTCGTCCGTCACGGGACGCTCGGCATCGGACGCATCGTCGACTTCACGAACCAGTGGCACGGCGCCGGCGGCGCGGTGGGGTCGCTGCTGTGCCTGCGCTTCGAGGACCTGCGCGACGAGCCCCTGGTCCACTTCCCGCGGCTGCTCGGGTACCTGGGCATCCCCGTGGACGAGGCGTTGCTGGCGGAGGTCGTAGCCCGGACCCCCGACACGACCACGACAGCCGTCGAAGACGGCGGCGAGCGTCCGGGAGCCGCCGAACTGGCCTACATGGAGCGGGAGATGTCGCGGCTGGACCCGGCCCTGGGCTACGCTCCCCGGACGGAGGATGACCGATGATCAAGTTCGCCCTGCTGGCCGACCGGCGCTCCGGCACCACGCTGATGATCGACTGCCTGAACAACCTGCCGCGCGTGCACTGCGAGAAGCGCGTGTTCGGCATCGACAAGCGGATCGCCAACCCGACGAAGGACCACGAGAGCGGCCTGTTCTTCCTGTACCGCACCGAAACCTGGCAACGGCGCCTGCGCTACCTCACCGGGCGGCGCGCCATGATCCGCGACTACCTCGACGAGCGCATCTTCGTCCAGGAGGGCGACCGGGACGTCCGCGGGTTCCGGCTGATCTACGACAAGGCCGACCAGCACCCCGAGATCCTCGACGGCCTGCGCGGCCGCGACGTCCGGGTGATCCACCTCGTGCGCGAGAACGTCCTGAAGACGTTCATCTCGTTCAAGACGGCGCCGCTGCACAAGATGCACCACCCGCGCGAGGGGGACGCGATCCGGACCGTGAAGCTGAGGCTCGATCCCGCGACCCTGGTCGCGGAGCTGCGCCAGCGCGCGCGGCGGATCGAGCGCATGCGCGGCGCGGCGGCCGGCTTCGCGACGCTCGAGGTGGTCTACGAGAGCTTCGTCCGGGACCGCCAGGCGGAGGCCGCCCGCATCCAGCCCTTCCTGGGGTTGGACGAGGTCCTCCCCTTCCGGTCCGACCTCGTGAAGATCAATCCCGACCGCTTCGACGACCTGGTCGAGAACCACCAGGAGATCCGCCGCGTCCTCGCCGGCACGGAGTTCGAGCGGTTCATCGACGGCTGACGAGCACGGTTGAATGATCCGGAGGCCAGACGTGGGTTGGTGGCAGGAACTCCGGCGCCGCGGCGCCGTCGATCCGGGGAAGCTGATCCACGGGGCCGGGGACTGGCTCCCGGAGGCCGAGACGCCGCCGGAGCTGCGGATCGCGCCGCTGGTCCACCCCCTGCGCTACGACATCGTGGTGCGCAT comes from the bacterium genome and includes:
- a CDS encoding sulfotransferase translates to MIKFALLADRRSGTTLMIDCLNNLPRVHCEKRVFGIDKRIANPTKDHESGLFFLYRTETWQRRLRYLTGRRAMIRDYLDERIFVQEGDRDVRGFRLIYDKADQHPEILDGLRGRDVRVIHLVRENVLKTFISFKTAPLHKMHHPREGDAIRTVKLRLDPATLVAELRQRARRIERMRGAAAGFATLEVVYESFVRDRQAEAARIQPFLGLDEVLPFRSDLVKINPDRFDDLVENHQEIRRVLAGTEFERFIDG
- a CDS encoding M48 family metallopeptidase, producing MRHPHRNTAPMLALTLALLAGCATTGPHGEQSLILIDTPTEIQMGVETDVGIRQEYPVHTGAALNAYVAEVGARVAAHSERKDVQYTFTLLESDIVNAFAAPGGYIYVTTGLLKAAHDESELAGVMAHELGHVIGRHSVRQIQQAMGMQMAAELLLGDTQGAAWQQVAGLGAGLFTMKNSRDHEFQADQFGVKYLVAAGYDPEGIVRFFQTLVEMNGEGAGGAAGWFSTHPATGERITRAREEIALYDLGNSPRNRYQDRFQQATARLRG
- a CDS encoding DNA topoisomerase IV subunit A, with the protein product MSEKKPDREQPELAFGSARPPLPPPAAQKAAAKKPAAAAPRRAARQAARPVGGEPLLKRIAKEAGDVRTSILKGVKPTLRFPVRSLQNVTYRPGVGYFELKGREKERTLTVSTVKTFAQTLKMMSLSQELVRTDDIATKREAYYVSKNWAEARFKEQPESDAVMEDVEAFFGVNREQLGFVPEEKGGDVAGRLVVIDQDRDTGETLRIDCTRFGSGAYSIPISVETLGFETDADFILCIETAGMFQRLVKHNYWKQANCVLVSLGGVPTRACRRFVRRLADEKDIPVYVFVDGDPYGFSNIYRTLKVGSGNAAHLNEFFCVPQARFLGITPQDIIDYELPTHPLKDVDIKRAKDALKNDPFILHHKPWQLAMHQMIKMGVRAEQQALAKHGLNYVIDEYLPRKLGDVRAFLP
- a CDS encoding sulfotransferase domain-containing protein, whose product is MRRGWNRLHSRYWFVSFPKSGRTWTWRVVAAYLSRLHGLPAFAYPEFMPPLRRGAWRQVPRVHFAHPHCRDADPAVTARFMAGLKRKRVIVVVRDPRDVVVTYRARLCVRQRDPEALGLDLPAFVRHGTLGIGRIVDFTNQWHGAGGAVGSLLCLRFEDLRDEPLVHFPRLLGYLGIPVDEALLAEVVARTPDTTTTAVEDGGERPGAAELAYMEREMSRLDPALGYAPRTEDDR
- a CDS encoding carboxypeptidase M32; protein product: MSEAYARYRERMSEIQALNSALSLLSWDQETLMPPRGLASRSTTRAALAGLVHDRATDPALGALLEGLAGAGPDAAAAANVRESLRDYRRAVRVPRDLVTELAETTTLAQQAWAEARARNAWPLFAPLLGRIVDLKRREAEALGYQDEPYDALLDEYEPGARAADLARIFAEVRTALVPLVEAARRDPADRGEDLLRGGLPVAGQDALGRHVLKDLGFDLEGGRLDLSAHPFSTQIAPGDVRLTTHYDADDLQKSLYSTIHEAGHGMYEQGLPADQVGLPLGEAVSLGVHESQSRLWENQIGRSRAFMSYLLPLLRRHFPGRFDGVAPEQLDRAVNVVRPSAIRIEADEVTYTLHIVLRMELERALLRGEIAVADLPSLWNERMRADLGVVPADDAEGVLQDIHWSFGLFGYFPTYALGNLYSAELHLAAKRDLPGLDDDIARGDFLPLLTWLRERIHRRGRELAPRELVRAATGREPGAGPYLDYLRAKFGALYAV
- a CDS encoding NUDIX domain-containing protein; this encodes MRSILVVERKHLFPGLSPQGFLPPGSVDLDALQPHLFFAERDYMERNSHYKQIIPYLVLHRGSGADARVLCYQRRSKHTERRLGGLWSLGFGGHVEPLDRDAPAVAEHGLLAVSALRELVEETGLRVPAAALAPVGFINADAQDVSSVHFGVVFRIDLDGVAGADEELLATVSAQAEPERALWLAEAALRGMTAPGAAPDGGEFEDWSRIVAAALP